A region of Nocardioides sp. JS614 DNA encodes the following proteins:
- a CDS encoding DUF5996 family protein has protein sequence MPANAAWPELRVADWQPTRDTFTLWLQVIGKIRIARTPLLNHWWNAPLYVTARGLTTSLVPAEPGRGFAIDLDLLRHRLDVTTTRGETRTMALEPRSVRDFHAELVGLLDDLGLTTEIWPVPVELPDAIPFPEDERHSAYDAEAVTAFWRTLVEVERVLTVFRSRYLGKSSPVHLFWGALDLATTRFSGRTAPPHPGGMPNCGPHVMQEAYSHEVSSAGYWPGGEGEGMFYSYAYPEAPGYRSLAGGPEGTRFDDELGEFVLPYTAVRIAADPDAVLLDFLQRTYEAAATTGGWDRAGLERPPGS, from the coding sequence ATGCCCGCGAACGCCGCCTGGCCTGAGCTGCGGGTCGCCGACTGGCAGCCCACCCGGGACACCTTCACCCTCTGGCTGCAGGTGATCGGGAAGATCCGCATCGCCCGCACGCCGTTGCTCAACCACTGGTGGAACGCACCGTTGTACGTGACGGCCCGCGGGCTCACCACGTCGCTCGTGCCCGCCGAGCCCGGGCGCGGCTTCGCGATCGACCTCGATCTCCTCCGGCACCGGCTCGACGTCACGACTACGCGCGGGGAGACCCGGACCATGGCGCTCGAGCCGCGGTCGGTGCGGGACTTCCACGCCGAGCTCGTCGGGCTGCTGGACGACCTCGGCCTCACGACGGAGATCTGGCCGGTGCCGGTCGAGCTGCCCGACGCGATCCCGTTCCCCGAGGATGAGAGGCACAGCGCGTACGACGCCGAGGCGGTGACGGCGTTCTGGCGCACGCTCGTGGAGGTCGAGCGGGTGCTGACGGTGTTCCGGTCGCGGTACCTGGGCAAGTCCAGCCCGGTGCACCTGTTCTGGGGTGCGCTCGACCTGGCGACTACCCGCTTCTCCGGTCGCACCGCCCCGCCCCACCCCGGCGGCATGCCCAACTGCGGCCCCCACGTCATGCAGGAGGCCTACTCCCACGAGGTGAGCAGCGCCGGTTACTGGCCCGGCGGCGAGGGCGAGGGGATGTTCTACTCCTACGCCTACCCCGAGGCGCCCGGCTACCGCAGCCTGGCGGGCGGTCCGGAGGGCACCCGGTTCGACGACGAGCTCGGGGAGTTCGTGCTGCCCTACACCGCGGTGCGCATCGCGGCCGACCCCGATGCCGTGCTGCTCGACTTCCTGCAGCGCACCTACGAGGCGGCCGCGACCACCGGTGGATGGGACCGCGCTGGGCTGGAGCGACCTCCCGGGTCGTGA
- the nhaA gene encoding Na+/H+ antiporter NhaA codes for MRAEGRGQTRARRRSLAAQLSVPVRRYLNTEAGSAGLLLGATALALLWANSRWSGSYESLWSAQAAVSVSRWDLSMDLGHWVNDGLMALFFFVIGLEVRREFSVGELTDPRRAAIPVLAALGGLAVPALLYVAIAPGSAAHGWGVVIGTDTAFLLGALAVVGPTFATQLRIFLLTVTVIDDIVAVSVIGLFYSDSLDPAAIGVMAVFLVLMAALSRLGVWRAAPYVLAVLGLWIATVQSGLHASIAGMLGGLLVAAHSPTREAVEGAARRFRAFRQSPDVQVGRSARLGLAQAVSVNERLQAALHPWTSYLVVPLFALANAGVDLRDGVLGDALASRLTWAVVVALVLGKLAGIGLASVAGVRAGLGRLPRGVRLGHVFGGGALSGIGFTVALLIAGLAFESDQRDRATVGILIAAVLATGLGWAVFHAAAVLRGQTDADLPRFLDPPVDARHDHVRGREDAPLTLVEYGDFECPFCARATGVTTELRERFGDDLRYVFRHLPLVDVHPHAELAARAAVAADHQGRFWELHDLLFEHQGELEVEDLAGYAADLGLDVEAFLRDLEEDDTADRVRRDVASAEASGARGTPTFFVGGVRHTGPHDAETLARALEESRT; via the coding sequence ATGCGCGCCGAAGGCCGCGGGCAGACGCGGGCCCGGCGCCGGTCCCTGGCCGCACAGCTCTCGGTCCCCGTACGTCGCTACCTGAACACCGAGGCCGGCAGCGCGGGCCTCCTGCTCGGCGCCACGGCCCTGGCCCTCCTCTGGGCGAACTCGCGGTGGTCCGGCAGCTACGAGTCGCTGTGGAGCGCGCAGGCGGCCGTCTCCGTGTCCCGCTGGGACCTGTCGATGGACCTCGGGCACTGGGTCAACGACGGCCTGATGGCGCTGTTCTTCTTCGTGATCGGCCTGGAGGTCCGCCGCGAGTTCTCCGTCGGCGAGCTCACCGATCCGCGCCGCGCGGCGATCCCCGTGCTCGCGGCGCTGGGCGGCCTGGCCGTCCCGGCGCTGCTCTACGTCGCGATCGCCCCTGGGTCGGCCGCGCACGGTTGGGGTGTGGTCATCGGCACCGACACGGCGTTCCTGCTGGGTGCCCTGGCCGTGGTCGGCCCGACCTTCGCGACCCAGCTGCGGATCTTCCTGCTCACCGTCACCGTGATCGACGACATCGTCGCGGTCAGTGTGATCGGCCTGTTCTACAGCGACTCCCTCGACCCCGCCGCGATCGGCGTGATGGCGGTGTTCCTCGTGCTGATGGCCGCGCTGAGCCGGCTCGGCGTGTGGCGCGCGGCCCCCTATGTGCTCGCCGTCCTCGGGCTGTGGATCGCGACGGTCCAGTCGGGCCTGCACGCCTCGATCGCGGGGATGCTCGGCGGGCTGCTCGTCGCCGCCCACTCCCCCACCCGCGAGGCCGTCGAGGGCGCCGCGAGGCGGTTCCGGGCGTTCCGGCAGTCCCCCGACGTCCAGGTCGGCAGGTCCGCCCGCCTTGGGCTGGCCCAGGCGGTGTCGGTCAACGAACGGCTGCAGGCCGCACTGCACCCGTGGACCAGCTACCTCGTCGTACCGCTCTTCGCCCTCGCGAACGCCGGCGTCGACCTGCGTGACGGCGTCCTGGGCGACGCCCTGGCCTCCCGCCTCACGTGGGCCGTGGTGGTGGCGCTGGTCCTGGGCAAGCTGGCCGGCATCGGACTGGCCTCGGTGGCGGGCGTCCGTGCCGGTCTCGGTCGGCTCCCGCGCGGCGTCCGGCTCGGCCACGTCTTCGGCGGCGGCGCGCTGTCGGGGATCGGCTTCACTGTCGCGCTGCTGATCGCCGGGCTCGCCTTCGAGTCCGACCAGCGCGACCGGGCGACCGTCGGGATCCTGATCGCGGCGGTGCTGGCGACCGGTCTCGGCTGGGCGGTCTTCCACGCCGCCGCCGTGCTCCGGGGCCAGACCGACGCCGACCTGCCGAGGTTCCTCGATCCGCCCGTCGACGCCCGGCACGACCACGTCCGCGGCCGGGAGGACGCGCCGCTGACGCTGGTCGAGTACGGCGACTTCGAGTGCCCGTTCTGCGCTCGGGCCACGGGCGTGACCACGGAGCTCCGGGAGCGCTTCGGTGACGACCTGCGCTACGTGTTCCGCCACCTCCCGCTGGTCGACGTGCACCCGCACGCCGAGCTGGCCGCCCGAGCCGCCGTGGCCGCGGACCACCAGGGTCGCTTCTGGGAGCTGCACGACCTGCTGTTCGAGCACCAGGGCGAGCTGGAGGTCGAGGACCTCGCGGGGTACGCCGCCGACCTCGGCCTCGACGTCGAGGCGTTCCTGCGCGACCTGGAGGAGGACGACACGGCCGACCGGGTCCGGAGGGACGTGGCGAGTGCGGAGGCAAGCGGCGCCCGCGGGACGCCGACCTTCTTCGTCGGCGGGGTGCGGCACACCGGACCGCACGACGCCGAGACCCTGGCCCGGGCGCTCGAGGAGTCGCGCACGTGA
- a CDS encoding GNAT family N-acetyltransferase — protein sequence MATVVLDNPEKQRYEIHVDDELAGFTDYRLRNGRISFTHTELGPGFTGRGLARKLVADELADARRRGLAVLPFCPYVRNVIAENPDKYLDLVPVRDRERFDLPAGTEPGAAR from the coding sequence ATGGCAACCGTCGTGCTCGACAACCCCGAGAAGCAGCGCTACGAGATCCACGTGGACGACGAGCTGGCGGGTTTCACCGACTACCGGCTGCGGAACGGCCGGATCTCGTTCACCCACACCGAGCTCGGGCCTGGGTTCACCGGGCGGGGCCTGGCCCGCAAGCTCGTCGCGGACGAGCTCGCCGACGCGCGCCGACGCGGGCTCGCCGTACTGCCGTTCTGCCCGTACGTTCGCAACGTGATCGCCGAGAACCCCGACAAGTACCTCGACCTGGTACCGGTCCGCGACCGCGAGCGCTTCGACCTCCCGGCCGGCACCGAGCCAGGCGCGGCCCGCTGA
- a CDS encoding YceI family protein has translation MTTAPVTPATVSDLTGTWTLDASHTRVGFVARHAMVTKVRGAFNEFEGTAIVDGSNLGASKVTVTIQAASIDTRNEQRDGHLRSNDFLAMDEYPTITFVSTDVRSTGATSFDLVGDLTIKGVTQSVTIPFQFEGAATDPFGNLRAGFEGSVTINRKDYGITWNAALETGGVLVGEKIVLEFEVSAIKSA, from the coding sequence ATGACCACCGCCCCCGTCACCCCCGCCACCGTCTCCGACCTGACCGGCACCTGGACCCTCGACGCCTCGCACACCCGGGTCGGCTTCGTCGCCCGGCACGCGATGGTCACCAAGGTCCGCGGCGCGTTCAACGAGTTCGAGGGCACCGCCATCGTCGACGGCAGCAACCTCGGCGCCTCGAAGGTCACCGTCACCATCCAGGCCGCCAGCATCGACACCCGCAACGAGCAGCGCGACGGCCACCTGCGCAGCAACGACTTCCTCGCGATGGACGAGTACCCGACCATCACCTTCGTCTCCACCGACGTCCGCAGCACCGGCGCGACCTCCTTCGACCTGGTCGGCGACCTGACGATCAAGGGCGTCACGCAGTCGGTGACGATCCCGTTCCAGTTCGAGGGCGCGGCCACCGACCCCTTCGGCAACCTGCGCGCCGGCTTCGAGGGCTCGGTCACGATCAACCGCAAGGACTACGGGATCACCTGGAACGCCGCGCTCGAGACCGGCGGCGTCCTCGTGGGCGAGAAGATCGTCCTCGAGTTCGAGGTCTCCGCGATCAAGAGCGCCTGA
- a CDS encoding MarR family winged helix-turn-helix transcriptional regulator, with protein sequence MSTDVEWLSAEQEQVWRRWLSLNAMLPAALHRELQADAGLSLPDFDVLVHLTDSPAGRVRVSDLAHALQWEKSRVSHHVTRMERRGLVRREDCPDDARGSFVVVAPAGRAAIEQAAPGHVRAVRDLIFDHLTGDDLASLDVITRKVLARLTTSAPAAS encoded by the coding sequence ATGAGTACCGACGTCGAATGGCTGAGCGCCGAGCAGGAGCAGGTCTGGCGCCGCTGGCTGAGCCTGAACGCGATGCTGCCGGCCGCCCTGCACCGCGAGCTGCAGGCGGACGCCGGCCTCTCGCTGCCGGACTTCGACGTGCTCGTCCACCTCACCGACAGCCCCGCGGGTCGGGTCCGCGTGAGCGACCTCGCCCACGCCCTGCAGTGGGAGAAGAGCCGGGTCTCCCATCACGTCACCCGGATGGAGCGCCGGGGACTGGTCCGCCGCGAGGACTGCCCGGACGACGCGCGCGGGTCGTTCGTCGTCGTCGCGCCCGCCGGCCGGGCGGCGATCGAGCAGGCGGCCCCCGGGCACGTGCGCGCGGTGCGCGACCTGATCTTCGACCACCTGACCGGCGACGATCTCGCCAGCCTCGACGTGATCACCCGCAAGGTGCTCGCCCGCCTGACGACCTCCGCCCCGGCTGCGAGCTGA
- a CDS encoding cytochrome P450 produces MGEPVEIDTGQADQRAVYDALRARCPVAHEDGAWVVLRHAEVVAAATDPARFSSDVTGRRAIPNSLDGAEHAAYRAVVDRYLTSERVARQEPGCRRHAVAIVDALPRDVTVKTIGGIGVPYAVRSQSSWLGWPAELEAELVAWLQDNHAATRSGDRARTMEVAERFDHLIRTLLDERRDGPVVDVTGELLRETVDGRPLTDEEVVSILRNWTAGDLGSLATSVGVIVHFLAANPAPQRDVRALVEAGDRAGVEAAVEEILRIDDPFIANRRRATRTVELGGETIPEDDRLLLNWTAANRDPLVFGDPDEYDPVGHAAANLVFGIGPHVCPGRELTLMELRVVVEELLARTTWLEPALDRPAVRETPPVGGWARVPVVLR; encoded by the coding sequence GTGGGCGAGCCGGTCGAGATCGACACCGGACAGGCGGACCAGCGCGCCGTCTACGACGCGCTGCGAGCCCGCTGCCCGGTGGCCCACGAGGACGGGGCCTGGGTGGTGCTGCGGCACGCGGAGGTGGTCGCTGCGGCCACGGACCCGGCGCGCTTCTCCAGTGACGTCACCGGCCGACGGGCGATCCCCAACAGCCTGGACGGCGCCGAGCACGCGGCGTACCGCGCCGTCGTCGACCGCTACCTCACGTCCGAGCGCGTGGCCCGGCAGGAGCCCGGCTGCCGCAGGCATGCAGTCGCCATCGTCGACGCGCTGCCGCGCGACGTCACCGTGAAGACCATTGGCGGGATCGGCGTGCCGTACGCCGTGCGCTCCCAGTCCTCCTGGCTGGGCTGGCCGGCCGAGCTGGAGGCAGAGCTGGTCGCCTGGTTGCAGGACAACCACGCCGCCACCCGGTCCGGGGACCGCGCCCGGACCATGGAGGTGGCCGAGCGCTTCGACCACCTCATCCGCACCCTGCTCGACGAGCGGCGGGACGGTCCGGTGGTCGACGTCACCGGCGAGCTGCTGCGGGAGACCGTGGACGGTCGGCCGCTGACCGACGAGGAGGTCGTCTCGATCCTGCGCAACTGGACGGCCGGAGACCTCGGCTCGCTGGCCACCTCGGTCGGTGTGATCGTGCACTTCCTCGCGGCCAATCCGGCCCCGCAACGCGACGTCCGCGCACTCGTCGAGGCTGGGGACCGCGCCGGCGTGGAGGCGGCGGTCGAGGAGATCTTGCGCATCGACGACCCGTTCATCGCCAACCGTCGGCGAGCGACCAGGACGGTCGAGCTCGGCGGCGAGACGATCCCCGAGGACGACCGGCTGCTGCTCAACTGGACCGCCGCCAACCGCGACCCGCTGGTCTTCGGAGACCCCGACGAGTACGACCCGGTCGGGCACGCCGCAGCCAACCTGGTCTTCGGCATCGGCCCGCACGTCTGCCCGGGTCGCGAGCTCACGCTGATGGAGCTGCGGGTGGTCGTCGAGGAACTGCTGGCGCGCACCACCTGGCTCGAGCCCGCGCTCGACCGGCCGGCCGTGCGCGAGACGCCTCCGGTCGGCGGCTGGGCCCGGGTGCCCGTGGTCCTGCGCTGA
- a CDS encoding GlsB/YeaQ/YmgE family stress response membrane protein, with product MIGFLVAGLIIGALARLIKPGRQNLGILATLGLGLVGSLIGGLIAQLFGTGSIWELNVLGFVLAVIAAVLLIGAAESVAGTDRTRA from the coding sequence ATGATCGGTTTCCTCGTGGCCGGGCTCATCATCGGAGCCCTCGCCCGCCTCATCAAGCCGGGCCGCCAGAACCTCGGCATCCTCGCGACCCTGGGCCTGGGCCTGGTCGGGTCACTGATCGGCGGTCTGATCGCGCAGCTGTTCGGCACCGGCAGCATCTGGGAGCTCAACGTGCTCGGCTTCGTGCTCGCGGTGATCGCTGCGGTGCTGCTGATCGGTGCAGCGGAGTCGGTCGCCGGGACGGACCGCACCCGCGCCTGA
- a CDS encoding YjjI family glycine radical enzyme codes for MELPELRRQARETVDDPTLTFRQRMHRLATLAENSLEPPEVSAACAEALDKRIICDMYEGNAPHRPRYLLPDFALLLRNGSAFLELGPATDLDEALATLLIGYSQVPSITGYPVWLGDLDALLEPYVEGVSEEELHRKLRLFWISLDRMFPDAFTHANLGPDDSRVGRMALRLERELLQVVPNLSLKVDPERTPDDYVRDAVETVFACGKPHFVNHPMMVGDLGAAYGVVSCYNSLVAGGGSHTLTRLNLREVALRHEGERTSFLDELLPRYVELTAELMEARIRHLVEEARFFEHSWLVTDGLLHLDRYAAMFGVYGLAEAVSIVLEHEGVEARYGHDDVADELALQILTRVHELVAARPMPYCEGNGGRAFLHSQSGIDSDLGVTAGCRIPVGDEPDLLRHLRTITPNHALFPAGISDVLAFDDTARRNPDAVVDVIRGAFRTGMRDVTFNLDSNDFIRITGYLVRKSDLAKIEHGARHDSTFLAAGSVAQSHVDRRVPKRIVAHEIDAGPAR; via the coding sequence ATGGAGCTGCCCGAGCTGCGCCGTCAGGCGCGCGAGACCGTCGACGACCCCACCCTGACCTTCCGCCAACGGATGCACCGTCTCGCAACGCTCGCCGAGAACTCCCTGGAGCCGCCCGAGGTTTCCGCGGCGTGTGCCGAGGCCCTCGACAAGCGGATCATCTGCGACATGTACGAGGGCAACGCGCCGCACCGGCCGCGCTATTTGCTGCCCGACTTCGCGCTGCTGCTGCGCAACGGCTCGGCGTTCCTCGAGCTCGGGCCGGCGACCGACCTGGACGAGGCGCTCGCCACGCTGCTCATCGGCTACAGCCAGGTGCCGTCCATCACCGGCTACCCCGTGTGGCTCGGGGACCTGGACGCGCTCCTGGAGCCGTACGTCGAGGGTGTCTCCGAGGAGGAGCTGCACCGCAAGCTGCGGCTGTTCTGGATCTCCCTGGACCGGATGTTCCCCGACGCGTTCACCCACGCGAACCTCGGCCCGGACGACAGCCGGGTCGGTCGGATGGCCCTGCGCCTGGAGCGCGAGCTGCTCCAGGTGGTGCCGAACCTCTCGCTCAAGGTCGACCCCGAGCGCACCCCGGACGACTACGTCCGCGACGCGGTCGAGACCGTCTTCGCCTGCGGCAAGCCGCACTTCGTCAACCACCCGATGATGGTCGGCGACCTGGGGGCGGCGTACGGCGTCGTGTCCTGCTACAACTCGCTGGTCGCCGGCGGCGGCTCGCACACCCTGACCCGGCTGAACCTGCGCGAGGTCGCGCTGCGCCACGAGGGCGAGCGCACCTCGTTCCTCGACGAGCTGCTGCCGCGCTACGTCGAGCTGACCGCCGAGCTGATGGAGGCGCGGATCCGGCACCTGGTCGAGGAGGCCCGCTTCTTCGAGCACTCCTGGCTGGTCACCGACGGTCTGCTGCACCTGGACCGCTACGCCGCGATGTTCGGCGTCTACGGCCTCGCGGAGGCGGTGTCGATCGTTCTCGAGCACGAGGGTGTCGAGGCCCGCTACGGGCACGACGACGTCGCGGACGAGCTCGCGCTCCAGATCCTCACCCGCGTGCACGAGCTGGTCGCGGCCCGGCCGATGCCCTACTGCGAGGGGAACGGCGGGCGGGCGTTCCTGCACAGCCAGTCGGGCATCGACTCCGACCTCGGCGTGACCGCCGGCTGCCGGATCCCGGTCGGCGACGAGCCGGACCTGCTGCGGCACCTGCGCACGATCACCCCGAACCACGCGCTGTTCCCGGCGGGCATCAGCGACGTCCTCGCCTTCGACGACACCGCGCGGCGCAACCCGGACGCCGTGGTCGACGTGATCCGGGGCGCGTTCCGGACCGGGATGCGGGACGTGACGTTCAACCTGGACAGCAACGACTTCATCCGGATCACCGGCTACCTGGTGCGCAAGTCCGACCTGGCGAAGATCGAGCACGGCGCGCGGCACGACAGCACGTTCCTCGCTGCCGGCTCGGTCGCGCAGTCGCACGTCGACCGGAGAGTGCCGAAGCGGATCGTCGCCCATGAGATCGACGCCGGTCCGGCTCGCTGA
- a CDS encoding radical SAM protein has product MRSTPVRLADVIPFSWVDGPGNRFVVFVQGCSFDCLACHNPETIAPCGPASRVSSVGELLEQIRVAEPYLSGVTVSGGEATGQWRFVRDLFTEVRADPQLARLTTYVDSNGHALPRVWDELLPVADGFMIDLKALDPEVHRRLTGRGNELVLDSIRYLHGQGRLHEVRLLLVPGYNDSPDQLARTAAWLADLDPRLRVVVIGFRRHGVRPEHQHLPEATPELVADARRVLAEAGLGAVVTV; this is encoded by the coding sequence ATGAGATCGACGCCGGTCCGGCTCGCTGACGTCATCCCGTTCTCCTGGGTCGACGGACCGGGGAACCGGTTCGTCGTCTTCGTCCAGGGCTGCTCGTTCGACTGCCTGGCCTGCCACAACCCCGAGACCATCGCGCCCTGCGGGCCGGCCAGCCGGGTGAGCTCGGTCGGGGAGCTGCTCGAGCAGATCCGGGTCGCCGAGCCCTACCTGTCCGGAGTGACGGTCTCTGGCGGGGAGGCGACCGGCCAGTGGCGGTTCGTGCGCGACCTGTTCACCGAGGTGCGCGCGGACCCGCAGCTGGCTCGCCTGACGACGTACGTCGACTCGAACGGGCACGCGCTCCCGCGGGTCTGGGACGAGCTGTTGCCGGTGGCCGACGGGTTCATGATCGACCTCAAGGCCCTCGATCCCGAGGTGCACCGCCGGCTCACCGGACGCGGCAACGAGCTGGTGCTCGACTCGATCCGCTACCTGCACGGTCAGGGCCGGCTGCACGAGGTGCGGCTGCTGCTGGTGCCCGGGTACAACGACAGCCCGGACCAGCTCGCCCGGACGGCGGCGTGGCTCGCCGACCTCGACCCGCGCCTGCGGGTGGTGGTCATCGGCTTCCGCCGGCACGGCGTCCGCCCGGAGCACCAGCACCTCCCGGAGGCCACGCCGGAGCTGGTCGCCGACGCCCGGCGGGTGTTGGCCGAGGCCGGCCTCGGGGCGGTCGTCACCGTCTGA
- a CDS encoding NRAMP family divalent metal transporter: MKKYFAVALGILTAIGGFVDIGDLVTNAQVGARFGLSMAWVVVVGVLGICVFAEMSGRVAAVSGRATFDLVRERLGPRLGLLNLLSSMLITFLTFVAEIGGVALSLQLVASVHLLLIVPLVGLLVWLLLWRAKFSAIENVLGLLGLALIVFAVGLWQLGPDWGALAQQAAAAEKPSDEHWRTFAYYSVALFGAAMTPYEVFFFSSGGVEEGWTPKDIPTMRANVFVGFPLGGLLSLAIAGSAWMVLGPSEISVDSLGQVGLPVAAALGKVGLAIAILGFVAATFGAACETGLSVGYSIGQYFGTQWGKYVRPSQAVSFHAVLVLATLAATAFLMTAVDPILVTEVSVVFSAVALPLTYFPILVVANDPDYMGEHVNGRLANGLGSIYLVVIGVAAVAALPLMIWTRMGQ; encoded by the coding sequence TGAAGAAGTACTTCGCCGTCGCGCTCGGCATCCTCACCGCGATCGGCGGCTTCGTCGACATCGGCGACCTCGTCACGAACGCACAGGTCGGCGCGCGCTTCGGCCTCTCGATGGCGTGGGTGGTCGTCGTCGGCGTCCTCGGCATCTGCGTCTTCGCCGAGATGTCCGGCCGGGTCGCGGCGGTCAGTGGGCGGGCGACCTTCGACCTCGTGCGCGAGCGGCTCGGCCCTCGGCTCGGCCTGCTCAACCTGCTCTCCTCGATGCTGATCACGTTCCTCACGTTCGTGGCCGAGATCGGCGGTGTCGCCCTCTCGCTCCAGCTGGTCGCCTCCGTGCACCTCCTGCTGATCGTGCCGCTGGTCGGCCTGCTCGTCTGGCTGCTGCTGTGGCGGGCGAAGTTCAGCGCGATCGAGAACGTGCTGGGCCTGCTCGGGCTCGCGTTGATCGTGTTCGCCGTCGGCCTGTGGCAGCTGGGACCGGACTGGGGCGCCCTCGCCCAGCAGGCCGCGGCCGCCGAGAAGCCGTCCGACGAGCACTGGCGGACCTTCGCGTACTACTCCGTCGCGCTGTTCGGCGCGGCGATGACGCCGTACGAGGTCTTCTTCTTCTCCTCCGGCGGCGTCGAGGAGGGGTGGACCCCGAAAGACATCCCGACGATGCGCGCCAACGTCTTCGTCGGCTTCCCGCTCGGCGGCCTGCTGTCGCTGGCGATCGCCGGGAGCGCCTGGATGGTGCTCGGCCCGTCCGAGATCAGCGTGGACAGCCTCGGCCAGGTCGGCCTGCCGGTCGCCGCCGCCCTGGGCAAGGTCGGGCTCGCCATCGCCATCCTCGGCTTCGTCGCGGCGACGTTCGGAGCCGCCTGCGAGACGGGCCTCAGCGTGGGCTACAGCATCGGGCAGTACTTCGGCACCCAGTGGGGAAAGTACGTCCGCCCGAGCCAGGCGGTCTCCTTCCACGCCGTGCTGGTGCTCGCCACGCTCGCCGCCACGGCCTTCCTGATGACCGCGGTCGACCCGATCCTGGTCACGGAGGTGTCGGTGGTGTTCTCGGCGGTGGCGCTGCCGTTGACGTACTTCCCGATCCTCGTGGTGGCCAACGACCCGGACTACATGGGCGAGCACGTCAACGGGCGACTGGCCAACGGTCTGGGCAGCATCTACCTGGTCGTGATCGGGGTGGCCGCGGTAGCAGCGCTCCCCCTGATGATCTGGACGAGGATGGGCCAGTGA